The genomic region GATCCGCGACGACGAGACCGGCTACGGGCCCATCATGCGGTCCACGCCGATCAGCAAGTTTGCGTACCTGGCCGGCCGCTTCCTGGGCGCGTTCGCCATCGCGGCGCTCTGCCTTCTGCTGGTGCCGCTGGGCATCTGGCTGGGATCGATGATGCCCTGGGCAGATCCCGCGACCGTGGGACCCTATCGGCTGATCGACCATCTGTACGGCTACTTTCTGGTCGGGCTCCCCAACATCCTCGTCCACTCCGCCATCTTCTTCGCGCTGGCGACGATCACGCGGTCGATGATGGGCTCCTACCTGGGCGTCATCAGCTTCGTCTCCGCCTACTTCGTCCTGGAGGGCGCCTTCGCCGACCGGCCGCAGCTGCAGACGGCGGCCGCGATGGCGGACCCGTTCGGGGGACGCGCGCTGAACGATGCCACGCGGTACTGGACGGTGGCCGAGCGGAACGTGACGCTTCCCGAGTTCAGCGGCGCGCTGCTCTACAACCGCCTGCTGTGGATCGCCATCGCCATCGGCTGCCTGGCGCTGGCCCACGCCGTCTACCGCTTCGCGGACCAGGGGATGTCGAGACGCGAGCGGAAGAAGCAGACGCTCGCGGGCCGAGAGGCCGTGGAAGCGCCGCAGGTGGC from Longimicrobium sp. harbors:
- a CDS encoding ABC transporter permease, with product MLIDIARFEFRYLLRNPLLWVSAAAVFALYFVSISTGFALGSEGGLLHNAAFATLRNYLMVSIFFMFVTTSFVANAVIRDDETGYGPIMRSTPISKFAYLAGRFLGAFAIAALCLLLVPLGIWLGSMMPWADPATVGPYRLIDHLYGYFLVGLPNILVHSAIFFALATITRSMMGSYLGVISFVSAYFVLEGAFADRPQLQTAAAMADPFGGRALNDATRYWTVAERNVTLPEFSGALLYNRLLWIAIAIGCLALAHAVYRFADQGMSRRERKKQTLAGREAVEAPQVA